TGGAAACCACCATATCCCCCACCATTTCCACCTTCGAAGGCAGCGTGTCCAAACCTGTCGTACTGAGCTCTTTTCTGAGGATCCTTTAATACCTCGTAGGCTTCGGTAGCATTCTTGAAATTTTCCTCAGCACTCTTGTCACCGGGATTTTTGTCGGGATGATATTTCACAGCCAATTTTCTGTAAGCTTTTTTTATCTCATCCTCAGAAGCATTCCTGTCTATTTCCAGTGTTTCATAAAAATCTTTTTTTGCCATTTTGCACTTTCCGATTAGTTAAATTTATTCTTCCGGTTGAGCTTGGGGCGCACCACTTGAAACGATAACTCTGGCGTGTTTAATCACTTTATCCTTTAGTTTGTACCCCTTCTCAAACACTTCAGCAATATGATTTTCGGGTATGGTCTGATGCTCTGTTTTCATCAGTGCATCATGGATCTGAGGATCGAACTGCTCACCAGTTTCCCCAAACGCCTGGAGTCCATTTTTGCCCAAAATTTCGCAGAATCTTGAGTATATAAGCTCTATCCCCTCGGCGAACTTTTTACACTCTTCACTATTGATCTCAACCGTTTTCAGAGCCCTGTCGAAATTCTCCCTCACTTCGATAAGCTCTGACATTAAGCGCTCATTTGCCGAATCAATAAGTTTTTCATAATCCCGGCTGGCTCTTTTTCTGAAATTGTCAAATTCAGCCATGAGCCGCAAATGCCTTTCATTCATGGTCTCATATTTCTCTTTGAAATCTTCAACTTCCTCAGTTTGCACTTCCTGAGCAGGCGCTTGGTCTTCTTCCCGGAGATGGTTTTGTGCCTTTTCGTCACCATCATTTGAGCCATTTTGCAGCTTTTCAGCATCCTGCTCCTGAGAAAAGTCCTCTTTTTTGGCCGAATTATCCTTTCTGGAACTCATCACTAACCCCTTTATTTTTTCAATTACAGCTGATATTTTTTTCTCAGTAAAACCAACAGTTTATTAGAAACTCAGGTATACAATTCCCCAAGAAGCTTTGCAGTGTAAGTGACAGCTGAAACCATCTGAGGATAAGGCATTCGTTTTGGCCCTATAACCCCAAGACTTCCGCTCATACTCCCGACCTGATATGAAGTTTTAATGATACTGAAGGACTGGAGCTGATTTTGTCTGTTTTCTCCACCGATTGATATCACCACCCCGGAAGGACTGCTCTGCTGAAGTGACTCAAAGAGATGCATCAGCAACCGTTTTTCTTCCAGAATTTCAATTACCGCACCGACTCCCTCTCTGGTGAAAAATTCCGGTTGAAGAATTACATTTGTCTGCCCGTCAGCATATACCTCTTCATCGATATTTTCCTGAATTATTTTTTTAAGCGAGGGTACAAGCAATTTTATCACCCCAAGCTCCAGATCTGTTATGTCCGGAAAAGAGCAAAGTTCACTTTCGACCATTTCTTTCAGTGTTTTACCAGTGAATTTTGCATTCAGAATACGGCAGGCACTCTCGAGTCTCTCATGAGGCAACTCAGTCTGCATCTCCACAACCATGGTCTTTACAAACCCCGAATCAATAGCCACATTCATCAGGTACCGGTCGTTTCCAACATCAAACACATGAATGGAGCGGAAAATTCCGTTGCTCAGCTTAGGTGCCAGAATAATCCCAAGCTGATTAGTAGCCCGACTCAATGCTCTGGATGCCGCCTCCATAAGCAGATGAAGATCGGACGGATCAATTGCAATAATTGAACTCCTTATGTGATCCTTCACTTTTTCGGGCAAATCTATTTCACCCATCATTTTATCTACATAATAGCGATACCCCTTATCAGTGGGTATTCTTCCTGCAGATGTGTGGGGTTGTGCAACAAGTCCCCTCTCTTCAAGGTCTCCCATAATGTTACGCAGTGAGGCTGCACTGAGATCAAATTCACTCTGCTTGGAGAGAAACCTTGAGCTTGTAGGTGCCGCCCGGAGGATAAAATTCCTCACCAC
This is a stretch of genomic DNA from Chitinispirillum alkaliphilum. It encodes these proteins:
- a CDS encoding Heat shock protein GrpE, which encodes MSSRKDNSAKKEDFSQEQDAEKLQNGSNDGDEKAQNHLREEDQAPAQEVQTEEVEDFKEKYETMNERHLRLMAEFDNFRKRASRDYEKLIDSANERLMSELIEVRENFDRALKTVEINSEECKKFAEGIELIYSRFCEILGKNGLQAFGETGEQFDPQIHDALMKTEHQTIPENHIAEVFEKGYKLKDKVIKHARVIVSSGAPQAQPEE
- a CDS encoding Heat-inducible transcription repressor HrcA, with product MEVEKLSDREQKVLEAVVRNFILRAAPTSSRFLSKQSEFDLSAASLRNIMGDLEERGLVAQPHTSAGRIPTDKGYRYYVDKMMGEIDLPEKVKDHIRSSIIAIDPSDLHLLMEAASRALSRATNQLGIILAPKLSNGIFRSIHVFDVGNDRYLMNVAIDSGFVKTMVVEMQTELPHERLESACRILNAKFTGKTLKEMVESELCSFPDITDLELGVIKLLVPSLKKIIQENIDEEVYADGQTNVILQPEFFTREGVGAVIEILEEKRLLMHLFESLQQSSPSGVVISIGGENRQNQLQSFSIIKTSYQVGSMSGSLGVIGPKRMPYPQMVSAVTYTAKLLGELYT